One window of Tenacibaculum maritimum NCIMB 2154 genomic DNA carries:
- the cdaA gene encoding diadenylate cyclase CdaA, whose amino-acid sequence MNLDFISFSFLDVLDIFLVAILLYYAYKLLKGTVAINIVIGITFIFLIWKITQNLHMEMLSGILGYLLSGGVIALIIVFQQEIRKFLLMIGSTNFSSKRNFLKQLRFLKSEINVNTDIDTLMHASKSLAQTKTGALIVIERTNSLDFLINSGDSMNALINEAIIQSIFYKNSPLHDGATIIRDNYIVATRVILPISESTKIPARFGLRHRAAIGVTEKTDAVCLLVSEETGEISYIKDGEFIFYKTIEELTEKLHTDLTE is encoded by the coding sequence ATGAATTTAGATTTTATCAGCTTTTCCTTTCTTGATGTACTTGATATTTTTCTTGTAGCTATTTTACTTTATTATGCCTATAAACTCTTAAAAGGAACGGTAGCTATTAATATTGTCATAGGAATTACATTTATCTTCCTTATTTGGAAAATTACTCAAAACCTTCATATGGAAATGCTAAGCGGTATTCTTGGCTATTTATTATCTGGAGGAGTTATTGCTTTAATCATCGTATTTCAACAAGAAATCAGGAAATTTTTATTAATGATTGGTAGTACTAACTTTTCTTCAAAACGAAATTTCTTAAAGCAACTAAGATTTTTAAAGTCTGAAATTAATGTTAATACTGATATTGACACTTTAATGCATGCTTCAAAAAGTTTAGCTCAAACAAAAACAGGTGCTTTGATTGTTATAGAGCGTACTAACAGCTTAGATTTTTTGATTAACTCTGGTGATAGTATGAACGCCCTTATCAACGAAGCAATTATCCAAAGTATTTTTTATAAAAATAGCCCTTTACATGATGGTGCTACGATTATCAGAGATAATTATATTGTAGCTACTCGCGTTATATTACCTATTTCTGAAAGTACAAAAATACCTGCACGATTTGGATTAAGGCATAGAGCTGCCATTGGGGTTACTGAAAAAACAGATGCTGTTTGCTTACTTGTATCAGAAGAAACAGGTGAAATTTCTTATATTAAAGATGGCGAGTTTATTTTTTATAAAACAATTGAAGAACTTACCGAAAAGCTACATACAGATTTAACAGAATAA
- the folP gene encoding dihydropteroate synthase: MTINCKGSLIDFSTPRIMGILNITPDSFFDGGKYKNESAILHQTEKMLNDGATFIDIGAYSSRPGAQHITEEEELQRITPVVALLIRKFPEILISIDTFRSKVACETIHLGASLINDISGGKMDSKMFATIAQLQVPYILMHMQGTPQNMQMNPHYKNITTELISFFATQIFKLRQLQVNDLIIDVGFGFGKTIEHNFDLLKNLALFENLEVPILTGISRKSMLYKTLNTSAKEALNATTCANTIALLNGSSILRVHDVKEAMEVVKIVAKIQ; this comes from the coding sequence ATGACTATAAACTGCAAAGGTTCCTTAATCGATTTTTCTACTCCACGGATTATGGGGATTTTAAATATTACTCCTGATTCTTTTTTTGATGGAGGTAAATATAAAAATGAATCAGCCATTCTTCATCAAACGGAGAAAATGTTAAATGATGGCGCTACTTTTATTGATATTGGAGCTTATTCTTCTAGACCAGGAGCTCAACATATTACTGAAGAAGAAGAATTACAAAGAATTACACCGGTAGTAGCACTATTGATTCGCAAATTTCCTGAAATTCTAATTTCTATTGATACCTTTAGAAGTAAGGTTGCTTGTGAAACTATTCATTTAGGGGCTTCCTTAATCAATGATATTTCTGGAGGGAAAATGGATTCCAAAATGTTTGCTACTATAGCACAGCTACAAGTCCCTTATATCTTAATGCATATGCAAGGAACTCCTCAAAATATGCAAATGAATCCTCATTATAAAAATATTACGACTGAGTTAATTTCATTTTTTGCTACTCAAATTTTTAAGCTTCGTCAACTACAAGTAAATGATCTTATTATTGATGTTGGTTTTGGCTTTGGAAAAACCATTGAGCACAATTTTGATTTATTAAAAAACTTAGCTCTTTTCGAAAATTTAGAAGTTCCTATTTTAACTGGTATCTCTAGAAAATCAATGCTTTATAAAACACTAAATACTTCTGCTAAAGAAGCTTTAAACGCTACTACCTGCGCCAATACAATTGCCTTATTAAACGGCAGCTCTATTTTACGTGTTCATGATGTAAAAGAAGCAATGGAAGTGGTAAAAATTGTAGCAAAAATCCAATAA
- a CDS encoding DUF1599 domain-containing protein yields the protein MKNTSKQYDVIIEECRSLFVKKMSDYSSAWRILRLPSLTDQIFIKAQRIRQLQENLERKVDEGEKSEFIGIINYAIMALIQLELGVAETPDLSLEAAIKLYDKHIQITKELMENKNHDYGEAWRDMRVSSLTDLILQKLLRVKQIEDNKGKTLVSEGIDANYQDMINYAVFALIHFSESTC from the coding sequence ATGAAGAATACATCTAAACAATACGATGTTATAATAGAAGAATGCAGAAGTTTGTTTGTAAAAAAGATGTCAGATTATAGCAGTGCGTGGCGTATTTTGCGTTTACCCTCTTTAACGGATCAAATTTTTATAAAAGCGCAACGAATAAGGCAGTTGCAAGAAAATTTAGAACGTAAGGTTGATGAAGGAGAAAAGTCAGAATTCATAGGAATTATTAATTATGCGATTATGGCGCTTATTCAGTTGGAATTAGGGGTGGCAGAAACACCTGATTTGTCATTAGAAGCGGCTATAAAACTATATGATAAGCATATACAGATAACAAAGGAGTTGATGGAAAATAAGAATCATGATTATGGAGAAGCATGGAGAGATATGCGTGTTTCTTCTTTGACGGATTTAATTTTACAAAAATTATTACGTGTAAAGCAGATAGAAGATAATAAAGGTAAAACACTTGTTTCAGAAGGAATTGATGCGAATTACCAAGACATGATAAATTATGCTGTTTTTGCACTAATACATTTTTCAGAATCAACATGTTAA
- a CDS encoding MauE/DoxX family redox-associated membrane protein: MILKILTYLSRLIVGALFIFSGFVKLVDPIGSQYKFAEYFSEDVLNLEFLIPYALPFSILLIIAEILLGVMLLVGYRPKLTVWSLAGLSVIFLFLTWYSAYYNKVTDCGCFGDAIKLSTWGTFYKNVVLMVFIVILILGVQYIKPLFSEKLAVATTYVSLFAFLYITYYVLTHLPIIDFRAYAVGKNIPDGMEYKGNGEEPPIHDFALEGEEGDVTKELLAKEKLMLVVVYNLEKADKNGWNAIKEASEKAVANGYTVYGVSASYIDDLVVAQNQYDLPFSFLFCDETALKTMIRANPGIMKINNGTITGKWNWTDADDIVF, translated from the coding sequence ATGATATTAAAAATACTTACCTATCTATCAAGATTAATTGTTGGCGCTTTATTTATTTTTTCTGGATTTGTAAAGCTGGTAGATCCTATAGGTTCTCAATATAAATTTGCAGAATACTTTAGTGAAGACGTATTAAATTTAGAGTTTTTAATACCGTATGCATTACCTTTTTCAATTTTATTAATTATTGCAGAAATTTTATTAGGAGTAATGTTGCTTGTTGGATATAGACCTAAATTAACTGTTTGGAGTTTAGCAGGTTTATCTGTCATATTTTTATTTTTAACCTGGTACTCTGCCTATTATAATAAGGTTACTGATTGTGGTTGTTTTGGAGACGCTATTAAGTTGTCAACATGGGGAACATTTTATAAAAATGTTGTTTTAATGGTGTTTATTGTAATTCTAATTTTAGGAGTGCAATATATAAAACCATTGTTTTCAGAAAAATTAGCGGTAGCAACGACTTATGTATCGTTGTTTGCATTTTTATATATAACCTATTATGTGTTGACACATTTACCCATTATTGATTTTAGAGCTTATGCAGTAGGAAAAAATATTCCAGATGGTATGGAGTACAAAGGGAATGGAGAGGAACCTCCAATTCATGATTTTGCTTTGGAAGGAGAAGAAGGAGATGTAACGAAAGAGTTATTGGCAAAAGAAAAACTGATGCTAGTAGTGGTTTATAATTTAGAAAAGGCTGATAAGAATGGATGGAATGCAATAAAGGAGGCTAGCGAAAAAGCAGTAGCAAATGGATATACAGTGTATGGGGTATCAGCTTCTTATATTGATGATTTGGTAGTTGCTCAGAATCAATATGACTTACCTTTTAGTTTTTTGTTTTGTGATGAAACAGCTTTAAAAACGATGATTAGGGCCAACCCTGGTATTATGAAAATAAATAATGGTACCATTACAGGAAAATGGAACTGGACGGATGCTGATGATATAGTATTTTAA
- the crcB gene encoding fluoride efflux transporter CrcB, protein MKQLILVFAGGGFGSVLRFLIGKWLNDTNTGIPYGTFVANILGSFFIGFILGLATKNQALTQNHTLLLATGFCGGFTTFSTFAYENHVFLKSGDFMSFAFYTILSFIIGFLAVFTGIFLVKLI, encoded by the coding sequence ATGAAACAACTGATATTAGTATTTGCTGGAGGTGGCTTTGGAAGTGTTTTAAGATTCTTAATAGGAAAATGGCTTAATGACACCAATACTGGTATTCCTTATGGAACATTTGTAGCAAATATTTTAGGAAGTTTTTTTATCGGTTTTATTCTTGGTTTGGCAACAAAAAATCAAGCATTGACTCAAAATCATACCTTATTGCTGGCTACGGGTTTTTGTGGAGGATTTACTACTTTTTCTACCTTTGCTTATGAAAATCACGTGTTTTTGAAATCGGGAGATTTTATGAGTTTTGCTTTTTATACAATACTGAGTTTTATAATTGGATTTTTAGCTGTTTTTACAGGGATTTTTTTGGTGAAATTAATATAG
- a CDS encoding crotonase/enoyl-CoA hydratase family protein gives MNELVHYKSEEGYAIITIANGKVNAISHEVIEGLNSCLDKAAEEKKVVILTGQAGILSGGYDLKVMTASADSAKELVAKGSQLSHKMLSFPMPIIVACGGHAVAKGAFLLLSCDYRLGVDGDFKIGLNEVMIGMTMHHAGIEIAKGRLAPVFFERSVNNSEMYSPKDAVSAGFLDKVVPAEHLLPTAVKIAGMFSALNKKAHASTKLKLRKAYLAKIEAAIELDLKEAISLNL, from the coding sequence ATGAATGAATTAGTACACTATAAAAGTGAAGAAGGATATGCAATTATTACAATTGCTAACGGAAAAGTAAATGCGATTTCGCATGAAGTAATTGAAGGGTTGAATAGTTGTTTAGACAAAGCAGCTGAAGAAAAAAAAGTGGTTATTTTAACAGGGCAAGCAGGAATACTTTCTGGAGGGTATGATTTGAAGGTAATGACGGCATCTGCTGATTCAGCAAAAGAGTTGGTAGCAAAAGGATCGCAGTTGTCACATAAAATGTTGTCTTTTCCAATGCCTATTATTGTAGCTTGTGGAGGACATGCTGTAGCAAAAGGTGCTTTTTTACTATTGTCTTGTGATTATCGTTTGGGGGTTGATGGAGATTTTAAGATAGGATTGAATGAGGTAATGATTGGCATGACAATGCACCATGCAGGAATTGAAATAGCAAAAGGGCGCTTAGCTCCTGTGTTTTTTGAGAGAAGTGTAAATAATTCAGAAATGTATAGTCCTAAAGACGCAGTATCAGCAGGGTTTTTAGATAAGGTAGTGCCAGCAGAGCATTTACTACCAACTGCTGTAAAAATTGCAGGAATGTTCTCTGCATTGAATAAAAAAGCGCATGCGAGTACAAAGTTAAAACTAAGAAAAGCATATTTAGCTAAGATTGAAGCAGCAATTGAATTGGACTTGAAAGAAGCAATTTCATTGAATCTATAA
- a CDS encoding DUF1684 domain-containing protein, whose translation MKLFIFLTTISIFISCNSSGKRPVMGKTRYQQELNAEFKDASISPLTKKDLKNFKGLDFFPIDSAYIVNATLTKTPEAMPISFPTTTKRVAIYKPYGVVTFELKKTSYTLTVYKDQSNVLNPAYKNLLFLPFTDATSGNTSYSGGRYMDLFTTDEKNDGTIVLNFNNTYNPYCAYNKKYSCPMPPQENHLPIAIEAGIKNFKK comes from the coding sequence ATGAAACTTTTTATTTTTTTAACAACTATTTCAATATTTATTTCTTGTAACTCTTCTGGAAAGAGGCCTGTGATGGGAAAAACCAGATATCAACAAGAATTAAACGCTGAGTTTAAAGATGCTTCCATATCTCCTCTAACTAAAAAAGATTTAAAGAATTTTAAAGGACTGGATTTTTTCCCCATAGATAGTGCTTATATTGTAAATGCCACACTTACAAAAACACCCGAAGCAATGCCCATTTCTTTTCCTACTACTACCAAAAGAGTAGCTATATACAAACCTTATGGTGTTGTTACATTTGAATTAAAAAAAACTTCATACACACTAACAGTTTATAAAGATCAATCAAATGTGCTAAACCCTGCTTATAAAAACCTCCTATTTCTTCCGTTTACAGATGCCACAAGCGGAAACACTTCCTATAGTGGAGGTAGGTATATGGATCTTTTTACTACGGATGAAAAAAATGATGGAACTATTGTATTAAACTTCAATAATACTTATAACCCGTATTGTGCATATAATAAAAAGTACTCATGTCCAATGCCTCCTCAAGAAAATCATTTGCCAATTGCTATAGAAGCGGGAATTAAAAACTTTAAGAAATAA
- a CDS encoding DUF1684 domain-containing protein produces MKVYALILFSFLTFHLNAQEKLAVSESLAFQQEMNRKFKDPLKSPLTKKDLKRFKALAFFPIAKKYRVIAKITKTPNAGIFKFPTTTRRIVSYKKYGIISFYLDNQEFKLNIYQNESPNPKYKNHLFLPFLDKTNGTTSYSGGRFIDVLTTDEQQDGSIIINFNKAYNPYCAYNNRYSCPITPSNNYLNTEIKAGVMAYQKH; encoded by the coding sequence ATGAAAGTATATGCATTGATTCTATTTTCTTTTTTAACATTTCATTTGAATGCTCAAGAAAAGCTGGCCGTTTCAGAAAGCCTTGCTTTCCAGCAAGAGATGAATCGAAAGTTTAAAGATCCATTAAAATCTCCTCTAACTAAAAAAGATTTAAAAAGGTTTAAAGCACTAGCGTTTTTTCCCATAGCCAAAAAATATCGAGTTATTGCAAAAATCACTAAAACTCCTAACGCAGGCATTTTTAAATTTCCTACGACAACTCGCAGAATTGTTTCTTATAAAAAATATGGCATTATCTCATTCTACCTTGATAACCAAGAGTTCAAACTAAACATTTATCAGAATGAATCTCCTAATCCGAAATATAAAAATCATTTATTTTTACCTTTTTTAGATAAAACAAATGGGACAACCTCATATTCAGGAGGAAGGTTTATAGACGTTTTGACTACCGATGAACAACAAGATGGCAGCATTATTATTAACTTTAACAAAGCGTACAATCCTTATTGCGCATATAACAATAGATATTCATGCCCTATTACCCCTAGTAACAATTATCTCAATACTGAAATCAAAGCAGGAGTAATGGCATATCAAAAACACTAA
- a CDS encoding nucleotide pyrophosphohydrolase: MHIQDAQKQVNDWIQTHGVRYFNELTNMAQLTEEVGEVARIIARRYGEQSEKESDKNKDLGEELADVMFVVLCLANQTGVNLQEAFDKKLALKTKRDHDRHHNNQKLK; the protein is encoded by the coding sequence ATGCATATACAAGACGCACAAAAACAAGTAAACGATTGGATTCAAACACATGGTGTTCGTTATTTTAATGAACTTACCAATATGGCACAGCTTACAGAAGAAGTAGGTGAGGTAGCTCGTATAATAGCTCGCCGTTATGGAGAACAGAGTGAAAAGGAAAGTGATAAAAATAAAGATTTAGGAGAAGAATTAGCAGATGTGATGTTTGTAGTATTGTGTTTGGCTAATCAAACGGGAGTAAACTTACAGGAAGCGTTTGATAAAAAACTGGCTTTAAAAACAAAAAGAGATCATGATCGCCATCATAACAATCAAAAATTAAAATAA
- a CDS encoding 3-phosphoshikimate 1-carboxyvinyltransferase: protein MNLQLTTHHKKLVADITISGSKSESNRLLILQQLFPSIKIENLSDSDDSKHLEYALSTEEPVINIGHAGTAMRFLTAFFAMQKNKEVILTGSERMQNRPIEILVNALQDLGAAISYEAKVGYPPIKIKGKELQKSIVQIQGNVSSQYISALLLVAASLKDGLQIELLGEITSIPYINMSLSLLKEVGVEAQFIGNKIQVYPKKEVAKKTIIVESDWSSASYFYSLIALSEMGSEITLTAYKKESLQGDSCLERIYKHFGVTTVFTNNGIRLKKEEAPKVSELNENLKNAPDIAQTIAVTCFGLGISCNLSGLHTLKIKETDRLEALKEELTKLGADIQVTNETLHLKKNREMKANISIATYNDHRMAMAFAPLALKKKITILNAEVVTKSYRAFWNDMKKIGIEIKELK, encoded by the coding sequence GTGAATTTACAGTTAACTACTCATCATAAAAAGCTTGTTGCTGATATTACTATATCGGGCTCTAAAAGTGAATCCAATAGGTTGTTAATCTTGCAACAATTGTTTCCTAGTATTAAAATAGAAAATTTGTCAGATTCTGATGATTCAAAGCATTTGGAATATGCATTGTCAACGGAGGAGCCTGTCATAAACATAGGTCATGCGGGCACAGCAATGCGATTTTTAACTGCTTTTTTTGCAATGCAAAAAAATAAAGAGGTAATCTTAACAGGATCTGAACGCATGCAAAATAGGCCTATTGAGATTTTGGTGAATGCCTTACAAGATTTAGGAGCAGCAATTTCATACGAAGCTAAAGTAGGGTATCCTCCTATAAAAATAAAAGGAAAAGAATTACAAAAAAGTATAGTTCAAATTCAAGGAAATGTAAGTAGTCAGTATATTTCTGCACTTCTGCTAGTTGCAGCTAGTTTAAAAGATGGATTGCAAATAGAGTTGTTAGGAGAAATTACTTCTATCCCTTATATTAATATGAGCTTAAGTCTGCTAAAAGAAGTAGGAGTGGAGGCGCAATTTATAGGGAATAAGATACAGGTATATCCTAAAAAAGAAGTTGCTAAAAAAACAATTATAGTAGAGTCTGATTGGAGCTCTGCTTCTTATTTTTATTCTTTAATAGCTTTAAGTGAAATGGGGTCAGAAATAACATTAACAGCTTACAAGAAAGAAAGTTTGCAGGGAGATAGCTGTTTGGAACGTATTTATAAGCATTTTGGGGTTACAACAGTTTTTACAAATAATGGTATTCGACTAAAAAAAGAAGAAGCGCCTAAGGTAAGTGAATTGAATGAAAACTTAAAAAACGCTCCAGATATTGCACAAACAATAGCAGTTACTTGCTTTGGTTTAGGAATCTCATGTAATTTATCAGGTTTGCATACATTAAAAATAAAAGAAACGGATAGGTTGGAAGCATTGAAAGAAGAATTGACTAAGTTGGGAGCTGATATACAGGTAACTAATGAAACATTGCATTTGAAAAAAAATAGAGAAATGAAAGCAAATATTTCTATAGCTACTTATAATGATCATAGAATGGCCATGGCTTTTGCTCCATTAGCGCTCAAAAAAAAGATCACTATTTTGAATGCTGAAGTGGTAACGAAATCATATAGAGCTTTTTGGAATGATATGAAAAAGATAGGAATTGAAATAAAAGAATTAAAATAA